A window of Streptomyces sp. NBC_00878 genomic DNA:
CCGAAGGTGAACTCGGCGACCGCCCGGGAGTTGCTGCCGGGCGCGCACACCACGGGGATGCCACGGGCCCGCGCGGCGGCGAGGTCGATGGTGTCGACGCCGACGCCGTGCTTCGCGATGACCTTGAGCCGGTCGGCCGAGTCGATCACGTCGGCGGTGATGTCATCCATACCGACCACCAGCGCGTCGACCTCGCCGATCCGCTCGCGCAACTCGCTGCCAGGCAGGGCGGATTCCTCGTACGGGCGCACCGGGCCCGCGCCCGCCCGCTCCAGGATCCGCCAGGGTTCGGGGGAGTGCCGGGAGAAGGTCGGAGTGGTGATGAGCGTCGTCGTCATACGGGAACCTCCCGGTCCGCCCAAGTCGGGCTGAGGCGGAGGCACTTGATCGTGCGGCGGCGGTGACGGCCGCACGTGCTGGGGAGGGTGCCGGAGTTCTTGGCCAGGCAGTGGCCGCCACCGGTCTTCGGGTCACGGCGCGAGGTGAGAGCGGAGGCGTGGATGTGCGCGGTCGGCGGCGACAGCTTGGCCAGGGCGCGGCCGGGGACGGTGGTGGGACGCGGGCGCACGGCGCCGTCGGCGCGGGCCGGTTGTGCCGTCATCGGGTCGGCCCGGCCGTACGCGCGGCGCTGAGATGCTGGCCCGCGACCTGCTCCAGGTGGACGAGATCGCAGGCGACAGTGACGTACGTGAAGCCCTCGGCGAGCCGTTTGGCGGCGCTCGCGCCGTCCGGGTTGTGGATGCCGACGGCGATTCCGGTGGTGGCGGCGGCTTCTCGCACCCTGACCAGCGCGGCCTCGAACTCGTCCGCGACCGCGGGGTCCGTGGAGGTGGCTCCGCCGAGTGCGAAGCGCAGGTCGGAGGGGCCGATGTAGACCCCGTCGAGACCGTCGGTGGCACAGATCTCGTCCACGTTGGCGAGGCCCTGGGCGGTCTCGATCATCGCAAGGACCACGGTCTGCGCGTGGGCGTCGGCCGGGTTGGGGCCGATGCGCAGGCCCGAACGCATCGGTCCGTACGAGCGCTTGCCGAGCGGCGGATAGCGTACGGCGGCCACCGCGTCGGCGGCGTCCCGCGCGTTGTCGACGAGCGGGACGATGACACCGGCCGCGCCCGCGTCCAGCGCCTTGCCGATCGGCATCGGGTCGTTGGCCTCGACCCGGACCAGGCCGACAGCGGTCGACCCCTTCGTGTCGATCGCGGTCAGCGAGGCGAGCACGCCCGCGTACTCCAGCAGCCCGTGCTGGGCGTCCAGCGCCACATAGTCGTAGCCGAGGCGGGCGATGCGTTCGGTCGAGACCGGCGAGTCGAGGACGGACCAGTAGCCGACAAGCGGTTCACGGGCGCGCAATGCGGCTGCGAACGTGGCGGGAGTACTGGCGGAGGCGGAGGGCATGGCAGCTCCTTGAGGATTCGTGCAGTTCAAGCGATTTTGGGCGCCTGACGGGTAGTCCCCTGGTCGGGGTAGGGGGCCGTGGAGGGGCGCCCCGTAAGGGGCGCGGGGAACTGCGCGACCAGCCACAAACGACCCGCACCCGGAGTGCTACCTGTCGACGGGAGCACTGGGCGGCGGTCACCGGTTGTACGCGGGCATGGGCCCACGCAACCCCGCCCCGACCTCGTCACAAGCCGCCATCACATCGGCCGGCAACGGACCGGCCCCCGCCGCGGCGATGTTGGCGAGCAGATGCGAGGTCTTCGACCCGCCGAGCAGCAGCGCGTCGGTGGAGTCGCGGTTCAGGAGCCAGCGCAGGGCGAGGTCGGTGAGCGGAATGCCCGCGGCCGTCGCGACGGCGGTGAGCCGGTCGACCGCGGAGAAGAGCCGTTCGTCCCAGTAGCGCTCCCGGTACATCGCGGCGACCGTGGAATCCCCGAACCGGCCCGACTCCGGGGCCTGCTCGAAGCGGTGACGGCCCGTCAGCAGGCCCCCGCCGAGCGGGTTGTAGACCATCGTGCGCAGGCCGCTCACGGCGGCGTACTCGACGTACTCCTCCTCGATACGGCGCGCCAGCAGGTTGTGCAGCTGCTGGGCGACGACGGGACGCGGCGCGCCCACCTCGTCGGCGGTGCGCACGAGTTCGGAGATCTGCCAGGCCGCGTAGTTGGACACGCCGAGGGCGCGGATCTTGCCCTCGGCGGCGAACTCGGCGACGGTGGCGAAGGTTTCGGCGAGCGGTGTCGCACGGTCGGGCTGGTGGAGGTAGAAGAGGTCGACCGAGTCGGTGCCGAGCCGCTTGAGGCTGCCCTCCAGGGCGGCCCGCAGACCGGCGGCGGAGAGCGGGGCGTGCTCGCCCTGGTCGGGGTGCGGGATACCGGCCTTGGTCGCCAGGACGATCCTGTCGCGCCGCCCGGGCAGGAGCCCGGCGAGGATGCGCTCGCTCTCACCGCCCGCGTAGCCGTTGGCCGTGTCGACACCGGTGATGCCGGCGTCGAGCGCGGCATCGAGCATGGCCGCCGCTCCGGAGGCGTCCACGGTGTCGCCGAACGTCATGGTGCCCAGGACGAGCCGGGAGAGCGGAACGGGGATGTTCGGCAGGGTGATGCCGGTGGTCACGAGCGGGTTCCTTCCGGTGCGGGATAAGCGATGGACTGGCGGCCGTCGATCGCGTGGGTGAGCGCCTGCCGCACGGCGCGCCGCACGATCACCGTGGCGTCGAACGGGTTGAGCCTGTTGTCGAGACTCACCAGGGAGCGGTTCAGGCTGAGTCCGAGTCCGAGTCCGAGTCCGAGGGCGAGCGTGCTGGGGCCGGGCCCTCCGGTGGGGGCGGCAGAGGCGGGCAGCGGAACGACGGCGCCGCCGCCCGTACCGCCGAGGGCGCCCCGGCGCCGCGCGGTCCGGCGCAGCACGGTCCGGTGGCTGGGCGGCCCTGGCGGGGGAAGGGGATGAGGAGTTGGGGTCATCGTCGACCTTCTCGGATTCTGGAGGGCGACCGGCTCTGCTGTCGTCGCCCGGCCACCGGGCGACGAACAGGTGTCGCGCCGGAAAAGGTGGCACGCTTGCGTGAAGTGCGCAAGAGGTCTCGCGCACTTCGCGCAGGCTGTGTCATCATCGGCGCCGAGGCCGTCCTCCCGCTCCGGACCGCCCGACGAGGTACCCGCCGAAGGAGGTTCGAGTGTCCCGCACCACCCGCCCGGGGCGCCCGCCCCGCGTACTGGCCCTCGCCGACGACCTGTCCGGCGCCGCCGAGACCGCGGCCGCGCTCGGCCTGCGCGGGCGGATCGTGCTGGGCCCCACCACGGCACCGCCCCGCGACGGCGAGTCGGTCGTGCTGGACCTCGACACCCGGCAGCAGGCCCCGGAGGACGCGGCGAACGTGGTACGGGCCGCGCTGGCGTACGCCGACGGAGGCGTGGTCCTGAAGAAGATCGACTCGCTGCTGCGGGGCAACCTCGCCGCCGAGGCGGCCGCGTACGCGACCGGCGCCACGGGTGTCGTGATCGCCCCCGCCCTGCCGGTGGCCGGCCGTACCGTGCGCGAGGGTGTCGTCAACCTGCACGGCACCGCGCTGCACACGACCGACGCCTGGCGCGCGGAGCCGGGAGCGGCGCCGGTGTCGGTGGGGGCCGCCCTGGGCGGCGTACCGACGCGGGTGGTGCCACTGGCGACGGTACGCGCGCCTGAACCGGCGCTGTACGACCGGCTGCGGGCGCTCGTGGCCGAGGGCCACCACCCGGTGTGCGACGCGGAGACGGACGCGGACCTCGACGCGATCGCCGAGGCCGCGCTTCAACTCGGGCCGGGAATGCGGCTGATGGGTACGGGCGGGCTGGCGGCGGCACTCGGACGCAGGCTCGCGGCGGCGGCGACGACAGCGGCGGAGACGGTTGCGGAGGAGGCGGCGCACGGCGCTGGGCTGCTCCCGGGAACGCTCGGCGACCGTCCCACGGAGGCCGAGCGGAGCCACCGCACGGAGACTACTGAGCGGGGCCGTCGCACAGTGGTCGCCAGGGTCCGCCCCGCGGATCCAGACCAGGATCGCCCGGCAGATGGCGACCAGCATCGCCTCGCAGATGCCGACCAGGACCGCTCCCCGGCCAGACCGCTGCTCGTCGTGGTCGGCACCGCAGAACCCACCGCCGTTGCGCAGATCGCGCAACTCGTCGCGGTCGGTGCGCGTCACATCCCGCTGCCCGCGCACACCCTCACCGACCACTCCACCAGGTCGACCCTGAACATCCGTACAGAAGACGGCCGCACGCCGGACGGCATCACCGTCGTCAGCATCGACGGCACCCACGCCGTCGATCCCGGTGCGGCCCGCAACCTGGTCGTGGGTCTGGTCCTCGCGGTCACCGAGGCCGCGCACGACAGCGACCTGGTCCTGACCGGCGGCGAGACAGCCCGCCGCGTTCTCGACGCCCTTGGCATCCGCGAACTCCTGCCCCTCGACCAGATCCATCACGGCGCCGTGCGCTCCCGCACGGCCGACGGCCGCCACGTCGTCACCCGCCCCGGCAGTTACGGCGACACCGACTCACTGCTGCGCATCGCCCGCGCACTGCGGCCAGGCCTCACGCCGCACCCCGGCCACACGCCGCACTCCGACCAGCCGGTCGCCCCACCCCTTTCGCCCGCCCCGCTAGGAGAACCCACGTGAACGCAGCCCCCACCGCCGCGCCCGCCGAGCAGTCCGGCACCGCCGGACGCCCGCTCCCGATCATCGCGGTGACCATGGGCGACGGCGCCGGCATCGGACCGGAGGTCATCGTCCCGGCGCTGCTGAACGCCGACACCCTGCGCGGCTGCCGCCCCGTCGTCGTCGGCGACGCCGCACGCCTCCGCCAGGCCGCGGACATCCTCGGCGTCACCTGTGACATCGTGCCCGTCGACGGCCCCGCCCAGGCGGAGTTCACGCCCGGCCGCATCAACGTCGTGGACCTCGGCCTGCTCCCGCCCGACCTCCCCTGGGGCGCCCTCTCGGCGAAGGCCGGCGACGCCGCGTACCACTACGTCCGGGTCGCCGCCCAACTCGCCCTGAACGGCGACGTCCACGGCATCTGCACCGCCCCCCTCAACAAGGAGGCCCTGCACGCCGCCGGACACCTCTACCCCGGACACACCGAACTCCTCGCCCATCTCACCGGCGTCGAGGAGGTGTCGATGATGCTGTCGACTCCCAAGGTGAAGGTCATCCACGTCACCACGCACATCGGTCTGATCGACGCCGTCAACCGGATCGAGCCCGGACTCGTCGAGCGCACCGTGCGCCGCGGCCACGACGCGATGGTCCGCGCCGGCGTCGAGGCACCCGTGATCGGTGTGTGCGGCATCAACCCGCACGCCGGTGAGAACGGCCTGTTCGGCAACGGCGAGGAGGAGACGAAGATCGTCCCGGCCCTGGAGGTGCTGCGCGCCGACGGCATCGACGCGCGCGGCCCGCTCCCCGCCGACACGGCCTTCTTCCTCGCGGCCCGCGGTGACTACGACCTCATCGTCGCCATGTACCACGACCAGGGCCACGGCCCGGTGAAGGTCCTCGGCATCGAGGCGGGCGTCAACCTCACCGTGGGCCTGCCGGTCATCCGTACCTCCGTCGACCACGGCACCGCCTTCGACATCGCCGGAACCGGCCGGGCCGAGGCCGGTAGCATGGTCGAGGCGCTGCGCCAGGCCGCCGAGATGTCATCCGCTCCGGCCGCCGCCCGCTGACCCCGGCCCGTCGGCACCATCGGCACCACAGGACACCAGAGGACAGAGACTGATGTCTGCGATCGGCTCCAAGGCCCGGCGCGACCGGATCGTCCAGCTCGCCACCACCACCGGCCTGACCAGCGTGGAGGAACTCTCCCAGCTGTTCGGCGTCACGGCCTCCACCATCCGCCGCGACCTCGCCAGGCTCACCACCGACGGACGGCTCGCCCGTACGTACGGCGGCGCGATGGCCCTGTCCGCGCACCCGGAGGCCTCGCTGCGCCAGCGCACCGGCGAGGCCTACGACGCCAAGCGCGCCATCGCCCGCTGGGCGGCGGCCCAGGTCCAGCCCGGCGAGACCCTGCTGCTCGACGCGGGCTCCACGGTCGGCGCGCTCGCACACGAACTGCGTACGGCCAAGGACGTGACCATCGCGACCACCGGACTGACGGCGCTTCAGGAACTCGCCGACGTCGAGACCGTCCACGTCGAATGCCTCGGCGGCACCCTCAGACCGCTCAGCCAGGGCTTCGTCGGCCCGTTGACCGAGGCCGCCCTCGAACGGCTCACCTTCGACCGGGTCTTCCTCGGCACCGACGGAGTCTCGCCGGAGCACGGGATCTGCGAGGCGGACCTGCGCCAGACCCGCCTGAAGGAACTCATGGCCCGCCGCGCCGACCACGTCTACGTACTGGCCCACGCCGCGAAGCTGGGCCGCCGCCCCTTCCACGCCTGGGCCACCCTCCCCGAGGGCTGGACCCTGGTCACGGACGACACGGCCGACCCCGGCATCCTCGACGAACTGCGCGGGCGCGGAGTGAACACCGTCCTGGCCGAGCCCGTTGGTGCCCTCTGACCTGGCATGCCCTGACCTGACTTGACGCGATCTGACCCGACGTGACCTGACCTGACATCGTCGGCCGCGGCCCGAGCGGCACGTTCGCGCCGATTCCCGGCAGCCCCGTTCCGGCAATCCCTTCCCGGCAACCCCTTCCCGCCGGGCCGGACAGCAGCATGATGTGGGGAACACCGTGCCCGGTTCCAGGACCCGGGGACCGGCCCGGCCCCATGGGGGAGGATCCGTGGACAAGGCACAGACCACCGGCCACATACCCGAAGGCGACGCGCACGCGGGGGACTTGGCGGAGTTGCGGGACCAGGACTTCGACTACCTCGACGCCGGCGGGCACACCTACCTCGACCACACGGGAGCGGGCCTCCCGCCGACCTCGCTCGTCCGGGGGAGCGCCGCCCGCATCACCGGCGGCCTCTTCGGGAACCCGCACTCCGAGAGCCCGGCCTCCCGCGCCTCGGGGCTGCTGCTGTCCCAGGCCCGCCACGCGGTGCTCCGTCACTTCGCCGCGGATCCGGCCGAGTACGCCGTCATCTTCACCCCCAACGCGACCGGCGCGCTGCGCCTGATCGGCGAGGCGTACCCCTTCACCCGCCGCGGCAGACTGGTGATGTCGCTGGACAACCACAACTCGGTGAACGGCTTGCGCGAGTACGCGCGTTCGCGTGGCGCGACCACCGCGTACGTACCGGTGAGCGGCCCCGGGCTGAGGATGGACGAGCAGCGGCTGCGCGCGGCCCTGCCCGCCCGCGAACGCGGACCTGGACCCGGCTCCGGACGCGGACGCGGTTTAGGCCTGCGGAGAGGGCGCGGCGGTGAGCGCCGGCACGGACTGCTCGCCTACCCGGCGCAGAGCAACTTCACCGGCGTCCAGCACCCGCTCGACTGGATCGCGGCGGCCCAGGAGCGCGGCTACGACGTCCTGCTCGACGCGGCCGCCTACGTACCCGCCAACACCCTCGACCTGAGCCGCTATCACCCCGACTTCACGGTCGTCAGCTGGTACAAGGTCTTCGGCCACCCCACCGGCGTCGGCAG
This region includes:
- a CDS encoding aminotransferase class V-fold PLP-dependent enzyme; the encoded protein is MDKAQTTGHIPEGDAHAGDLAELRDQDFDYLDAGGHTYLDHTGAGLPPTSLVRGSAARITGGLFGNPHSESPASRASGLLLSQARHAVLRHFAADPAEYAVIFTPNATGALRLIGEAYPFTRRGRLVMSLDNHNSVNGLREYARSRGATTAYVPVSGPGLRMDEQRLRAALPARERGPGPGSGRGRGLGLRRGRGGERRHGLLAYPAQSNFTGVQHPLDWIAAAQERGYDVLLDAAAYVPANTLDLSRYHPDFTVVSWYKVFGHPTGVGSLIARRNALARLRRPWFSGGTIYAASAQAQWHVLADDEAAFEDGTVNFLSVPDVTAGLEWIDAIGLDRVHAHVTALTGQLLAGLRALRHSDGSPLVRVYGPVGLVARGGTVALNLLGADGRVIDERVVTRDSARRGISLRTGCFCNPGAGEAAFALPPSRLRSAAGRRPASLEAYMELLGMPSAGAVRISLGLSSQPRDIETFLTFVRETYRDRVPGVAGLEARAGC
- a CDS encoding four-carbon acid sugar kinase family protein; this encodes MSRTTRPGRPPRVLALADDLSGAAETAAALGLRGRIVLGPTTAPPRDGESVVLDLDTRQQAPEDAANVVRAALAYADGGVVLKKIDSLLRGNLAAEAAAYATGATGVVIAPALPVAGRTVREGVVNLHGTALHTTDAWRAEPGAAPVSVGAALGGVPTRVVPLATVRAPEPALYDRLRALVAEGHHPVCDAETDADLDAIAEAALQLGPGMRLMGTGGLAAALGRRLAAAATTAAETVAEEAAHGAGLLPGTLGDRPTEAERSHRTETTERGRRTVVARVRPADPDQDRPADGDQHRLADADQDRSPARPLLVVVGTAEPTAVAQIAQLVAVGARHIPLPAHTLTDHSTRSTLNIRTEDGRTPDGITVVSIDGTHAVDPGAARNLVVGLVLAVTEAAHDSDLVLTGGETARRVLDALGIRELLPLDQIHHGAVRSRTADGRHVVTRPGSYGDTDSLLRIARALRPGLTPHPGHTPHSDQPVAPPLSPAPLGEPT
- a CDS encoding aldo/keto reductase: MTTGITLPNIPVPLSRLVLGTMTFGDTVDASGAAAMLDAALDAGITGVDTANGYAGGESERILAGLLPGRRDRIVLATKAGIPHPDQGEHAPLSAAGLRAALEGSLKRLGTDSVDLFYLHQPDRATPLAETFATVAEFAAEGKIRALGVSNYAAWQISELVRTADEVGAPRPVVAQQLHNLLARRIEEEYVEYAAVSGLRTMVYNPLGGGLLTGRHRFEQAPESGRFGDSTVAAMYRERYWDERLFSAVDRLTAVATAAGIPLTDLALRWLLNRDSTDALLLGGSKTSHLLANIAAAGAGPLPADVMAACDEVGAGLRGPMPAYNR
- a CDS encoding DeoR/GlpR family DNA-binding transcription regulator; the protein is MSAIGSKARRDRIVQLATTTGLTSVEELSQLFGVTASTIRRDLARLTTDGRLARTYGGAMALSAHPEASLRQRTGEAYDAKRAIARWAAAQVQPGETLLLDAGSTVGALAHELRTAKDVTIATTGLTALQELADVETVHVECLGGTLRPLSQGFVGPLTEAALERLTFDRVFLGTDGVSPEHGICEADLRQTRLKELMARRADHVYVLAHAAKLGRRPFHAWATLPEGWTLVTDDTADPGILDELRGRGVNTVLAEPVGAL
- a CDS encoding HpcH/HpaI aldolase/citrate lyase family protein — its product is MPSASASTPATFAAALRAREPLVGYWSVLDSPVSTERIARLGYDYVALDAQHGLLEYAGVLASLTAIDTKGSTAVGLVRVEANDPMPIGKALDAGAAGVIVPLVDNARDAADAVAAVRYPPLGKRSYGPMRSGLRIGPNPADAHAQTVVLAMIETAQGLANVDEICATDGLDGVYIGPSDLRFALGGATSTDPAVADEFEAALVRVREAAATTGIAVGIHNPDGASAAKRLAEGFTYVTVACDLVHLEQVAGQHLSAARTAGPTR
- the pdxA gene encoding 4-hydroxythreonine-4-phosphate dehydrogenase PdxA, which produces MNAAPTAAPAEQSGTAGRPLPIIAVTMGDGAGIGPEVIVPALLNADTLRGCRPVVVGDAARLRQAADILGVTCDIVPVDGPAQAEFTPGRINVVDLGLLPPDLPWGALSAKAGDAAYHYVRVAAQLALNGDVHGICTAPLNKEALHAAGHLYPGHTELLAHLTGVEEVSMMLSTPKVKVIHVTTHIGLIDAVNRIEPGLVERTVRRGHDAMVRAGVEAPVIGVCGINPHAGENGLFGNGEEETKIVPALEVLRADGIDARGPLPADTAFFLAARGDYDLIVAMYHDQGHGPVKVLGIEAGVNLTVGLPVIRTSVDHGTAFDIAGTGRAEAGSMVEALRQAAEMSSAPAAAR